In the genome of Taurinivorans muris, one region contains:
- a CDS encoding MBOAT family O-acyltransferase codes for MVFSSLPFLFLIFPFFLAALLCGSFFKNAAFRNCSVLIISLFFYIWEESTNTLILIAICLINYYGASYLANEKHGKKIFIALIALNLLLLFIFKYSLWCLSFVTDRFIDKNIMLLGISFFIFHAISYLADVYTKKIQASKNLLDFSTYFCMFPHLVAGPIVRYAQIKDDIRAYRASKELFSFGMYRFLLGLNKKIIIANSVSILADFTFSATSPKVFSFMDAWTGIIAYGLQIYFDFSAYSDMAVGLAAMAGFRFEENFNRPYISTSVREFWRRWHISLSTWLRDYLYIPLGGSKSVHAYITYRNLFLVFLLCGIWHGANTTFVVWGLWHGIFICLERLWLEKKLNALPAFFRHAYLLLIILLGWVFFKAENLPYALEYFSALFNFTSFSFSFASETFPLIMLAIGTVICFLPQKYIVVPTSHAPANFKLRHLIFQFLLGCFAISLLLSSSRNPFIYFNF; via the coding sequence ATGGTCTTTTCTTCCTTACCGTTTCTCTTTTTAATTTTTCCATTTTTTTTAGCTGCGCTTTTATGCGGCTCATTTTTTAAAAATGCGGCGTTCAGAAACTGTTCGGTCCTCATCATCAGCTTATTTTTTTATATTTGGGAAGAATCAACCAATACGTTGATACTCATAGCAATTTGTCTGATCAACTATTACGGCGCATCATACCTTGCCAATGAAAAACACGGCAAAAAAATTTTCATAGCGCTCATTGCTCTCAATCTTCTTCTGCTGTTCATTTTTAAATACAGCCTTTGGTGCCTGTCTTTCGTGACAGACAGATTTATCGATAAAAATATCATGCTCCTTGGTATCAGCTTTTTTATTTTCCATGCAATAAGCTATCTCGCCGACGTCTATACAAAAAAAATCCAAGCCTCAAAAAACCTGCTCGATTTTTCAACGTACTTTTGTATGTTTCCCCATTTGGTGGCGGGTCCCATTGTGCGTTATGCGCAAATCAAAGACGATATTCGCGCTTACCGAGCTTCCAAAGAACTTTTTTCCTTCGGCATGTATAGGTTTTTATTGGGACTGAACAAAAAAATCATTATTGCGAACTCTGTTTCCATACTTGCCGACTTCACCTTTTCCGCCACTTCGCCAAAAGTTTTCTCTTTTATGGATGCCTGGACCGGCATTATCGCCTACGGACTGCAAATTTATTTTGACTTTTCTGCCTATTCCGATATGGCTGTCGGACTTGCCGCCATGGCGGGTTTCCGTTTTGAAGAAAACTTCAACCGTCCTTATATCAGCACGTCCGTTCGGGAATTTTGGCGGCGCTGGCATATTTCCCTTTCCACGTGGCTGAGAGATTACCTCTATATTCCCCTGGGCGGAAGCAAATCCGTACATGCCTATATCACCTATCGCAATCTTTTCCTCGTTTTTCTCCTTTGCGGAATTTGGCACGGAGCGAATACGACTTTCGTTGTTTGGGGATTATGGCATGGTATTTTCATTTGCCTGGAAAGGCTGTGGCTCGAAAAGAAACTTAACGCACTGCCCGCGTTTTTCCGACATGCTTATCTGCTCCTGATCATTCTGCTCGGCTGGGTATTTTTTAAAGCGGAAAATTTGCCCTATGCCCTTGAATACTTTTCCGCACTTTTTAATTTCACCTCTTTTTCCTTTTCATTCGCTTCCGAAACATTTCCCCTAATTATGCTGGCAATCGGAACAGTCATCTGCTTTTTGCCCCAAAAATACATTGTCGTTCCAACTTCGCACGCTCCTGCGAATTTTAAGCTCCGCCATTTGATTTTTCAATTCCTTCTCGGCTGCTTCGCCATATCGCTTTTGCTTTCATCAAGCAGAAATCCTTTTATTTATTTTAATTTTTAG
- a CDS encoding HlyD family efflux transporter periplasmic adaptor subunit: MKKLKALPGKSLENMAIIKQKMPEKKHLIIGICLCFLLAFLLFLLSQKVVSEKAELTRQGEAIYSPVEGIIYEVLIPKGKTVRKGDALIRFDPAYIRSKVSEIRGYLQLFKENRHNSGTLKQIFKPLLNDVFAGITQEVLSLSETEKKKLAELQQITREHTKAQVAMRSPSSFVDGKPDAALVQKEQELQKKYEEAEQAFHEASTARALADKKYRDLTNSLGEPNSILYRYLEEEYNKTLALQKNEYIYAPFNAVVGITYVKAGSIVQRNEILMDIHPENAEEWWVLAEFSKNDAKKLKERDICTVLTEDGEKLEARIFKIEEKQEKSLVKLYIINPPENLKASEFVTVKSK; encoded by the coding sequence ATGAAGAAATTAAAAGCATTGCCCGGCAAAAGTTTGGAAAACATGGCGATCATCAAACAAAAAATGCCGGAAAAAAAGCACTTGATCATCGGTATCTGCCTTTGTTTCCTGCTTGCTTTCCTTCTTTTTTTATTGAGCCAAAAAGTCGTCAGCGAAAAGGCGGAACTCACCAGGCAGGGAGAGGCAATTTATTCCCCTGTTGAGGGCATAATTTATGAAGTTCTTATTCCAAAAGGAAAAACTGTCCGCAAAGGAGACGCCCTTATCCGCTTCGACCCTGCCTATATCCGCTCCAAAGTTTCGGAAATCCGCGGATATTTGCAGTTATTCAAAGAAAACCGGCATAATTCCGGAACACTCAAACAAATATTCAAACCTCTTTTGAATGATGTGTTTGCGGGAATTACCCAAGAAGTTCTCTCGCTGTCCGAAACGGAAAAGAAAAAACTGGCGGAATTGCAGCAAATCACACGGGAACACACCAAAGCCCAAGTCGCCATGCGGAGCCCTTCCTCTTTTGTCGACGGCAAACCCGATGCCGCACTCGTGCAAAAAGAACAGGAACTGCAAAAAAAATATGAAGAAGCGGAACAGGCTTTTCACGAAGCCAGTACCGCCCGCGCCTTGGCTGATAAAAAATACCGCGATTTAACCAATTCCTTGGGAGAACCCAACAGTATCTTATACCGTTATTTGGAAGAAGAATACAATAAAACCCTCGCCTTGCAAAAAAACGAATATATTTACGCGCCTTTCAATGCCGTTGTCGGCATAACCTACGTAAAGGCAGGGTCGATAGTGCAGCGGAATGAAATACTTATGGATATTCATCCGGAAAATGCAGAAGAATGGTGGGTGCTTGCGGAATTTTCCAAAAATGACGCAAAAAAACTCAAGGAACGGGATATCTGTACCGTCCTCACCGAAGACGGCGAAAAACTCGAAGCCCGCATTTTCAAGATTGAAGAAAAACAAGAAAAAAGCCTTGTCAAACTTTATATCATAAACCCGCCTGAAAACCTGAAAGCCTCTGAATTTGTCACCGTAAAAAGCAAATAA
- a CDS encoding lipocalin family protein, translated as MKTKRSVCKAAAAAVLGFMLTACAGKSLEGKWVEPIPGMEGQVQGVCLEKGGKARSVNSATLLYEKWEQKGDTLILSGKSLGNGVTIDFSDTYLIEKLSDEELILKNEDLTIKYHKQTEE; from the coding sequence ATGAAAACAAAACGTTCCGTATGCAAAGCTGCGGCTGCGGCTGTATTGGGTTTTATGCTGACCGCCTGTGCGGGAAAGAGTCTTGAGGGAAAATGGGTCGAACCGATTCCCGGAATGGAAGGACAAGTGCAGGGTGTGTGCTTGGAAAAAGGCGGTAAAGCACGTTCTGTCAACAGTGCAACTTTGCTTTATGAAAAATGGGAACAAAAAGGCGATACGCTCATTCTTTCTGGAAAAAGCCTTGGCAATGGCGTGACCATTGATTTCAGTGACACTTATCTCATTGAAAAACTTTCCGATGAAGAATTGATTTTGAAAAATGAGGACTTGACAATCAAATATCATAAACAAACGGAAGAATGA
- a CDS encoding valine--tRNA ligase, protein MALKELSKAYEPQEVEEYWREYWEKHQCFTPDMNSKAEPYSIVIPPPNVTGALHIGHAFNQTLQDILARHARQKGKKVLWIVGTDHAGISTQNVVERKLLKEGVSRHDLGREKFLEKVWAWKEEYGGKILKQIRHLGSSVDWTRERFTMDEDLAKAVRKVFVRLYDEGLIYKGKYIVNWCPRCHTALADDEVEHTPQKGALWHVKYMLEDGSGSIVIATSRPETILGDSAVCVHPDDERYQHLIGKKVIVPIANRAVPIIADRYVDKEFGTGALKVTPCHDPNDWNLGHTHRIDFIQVIDDNGNMNEEAGVYKGLSREECRERIVKDIEALGQLVKIEELDHSVGTCYRCKTVIEPYVSVQWFVATTKLAPKARAAVPAEIEILPETWTKTYYNWLDNIRDWCISRQLWWGHRIPAWTCQDCGELIVSEQDPAVCPKCGKSRLEQDPDVLDTWFSSALWPFSTMGWPNNTEELKTFYPLNILVTAFDILFFWVARMIMMGQHFMGEVPFRQVYIHALVRDAQGRKMSKSLGNGIDPLDMINKYGADALRFTMASLAAMGRDIRLSEERIEGYRNFVNKVWNAARFALLNLEGNKPEPLALEKVSALHHVWILHRLEEVKAESETAINAYRFNDLAQCLYKFVWNEFCDWYLELVKGDFKGTAEQKKEASFVLYTVLSETLILLHPIMPFVTSEIWQALPGNADGNLAEMLRPEMRPECLKEKEANAMLYIQEVIVAIRAMKSELGIAPSMKLNALIKPLNDEQAELLEHAKAWLMFLARLEDFEISKTAAAPKASASNIIQGTEITILLEGVLDFKAELARLEKELVKLEKELAGIETRLSNANFVANAPETVVAKDKERATDLTDKKAKLLALQKRFQEALA, encoded by the coding sequence ATGGCTTTAAAAGAATTATCAAAGGCGTACGAACCGCAGGAAGTCGAAGAATATTGGCGTGAATATTGGGAAAAACATCAATGTTTCACTCCCGACATGAACAGCAAGGCTGAACCCTATTCCATTGTCATCCCTCCCCCGAACGTCACGGGAGCACTGCATATCGGGCATGCTTTCAACCAGACATTGCAGGATATCCTCGCCCGTCATGCACGCCAGAAGGGTAAAAAGGTTCTTTGGATCGTAGGCACTGACCATGCAGGCATTTCCACCCAAAACGTCGTGGAGCGAAAACTGCTGAAAGAAGGCGTTTCCCGTCACGATTTGGGGCGTGAAAAATTTCTTGAAAAAGTCTGGGCTTGGAAAGAGGAATACGGCGGAAAAATCCTCAAACAAATCCGCCATCTTGGTTCTTCTGTCGACTGGACGCGGGAACGCTTCACCATGGACGAGGATCTCGCCAAAGCCGTCCGCAAGGTTTTTGTCCGGCTTTATGATGAAGGACTTATTTATAAAGGAAAATACATTGTCAACTGGTGCCCCCGCTGCCATACGGCTTTGGCTGACGACGAAGTTGAACACACACCCCAAAAAGGCGCGTTGTGGCATGTGAAATATATGCTTGAGGACGGTTCCGGCTCCATTGTCATCGCCACATCCCGTCCTGAAACCATACTCGGGGACTCCGCCGTTTGCGTGCACCCTGACGATGAACGCTACCAACATCTTATCGGCAAAAAAGTCATTGTGCCCATTGCGAACCGCGCCGTGCCCATTATTGCCGACCGTTATGTCGACAAGGAATTCGGGACGGGAGCGTTGAAAGTCACGCCTTGCCACGACCCCAACGACTGGAACTTGGGACACACGCACCGCATTGACTTTATCCAAGTCATAGACGACAACGGAAATATGAACGAGGAAGCCGGCGTTTACAAAGGGCTCAGCCGTGAAGAATGCCGCGAACGCATCGTCAAGGATATCGAAGCCCTCGGACAGCTTGTCAAAATCGAGGAACTGGACCACAGCGTCGGCACCTGCTACCGATGCAAAACCGTTATCGAACCCTATGTTTCCGTGCAGTGGTTCGTGGCGACGACGAAACTCGCCCCCAAAGCAAGAGCCGCCGTACCCGCCGAAATTGAAATTCTGCCGGAAACATGGACAAAAACCTATTATAACTGGCTCGACAATATCCGTGACTGGTGCATAAGCCGTCAGCTTTGGTGGGGACACCGCATTCCCGCATGGACTTGCCAAGACTGCGGAGAACTTATCGTTTCCGAACAAGACCCTGCCGTCTGCCCGAAATGCGGCAAAAGCCGTTTGGAACAAGACCCCGATGTGCTGGACACATGGTTTTCTTCCGCTCTTTGGCCCTTTTCCACCATGGGCTGGCCCAACAACACGGAGGAATTAAAAACATTCTATCCGTTAAACATACTTGTGACAGCCTTTGACATCTTATTTTTCTGGGTCGCCCGCATGATTATGATGGGTCAGCACTTCATGGGCGAAGTTCCTTTCAGGCAAGTTTATATCCATGCCCTCGTGCGTGACGCCCAAGGCAGAAAAATGTCCAAATCCTTAGGCAACGGCATTGACCCGCTGGATATGATCAATAAATACGGGGCGGACGCTCTGCGTTTCACGATGGCGTCCTTAGCAGCCATGGGTCGTGATATCCGCCTTTCGGAAGAACGTATCGAAGGATACCGCAACTTTGTGAACAAGGTTTGGAATGCCGCCCGCTTCGCCCTTTTGAATTTAGAGGGAAACAAACCCGAACCGCTTGCGTTGGAAAAGGTTTCAGCCCTGCACCATGTATGGATTTTGCACCGCTTGGAAGAAGTGAAAGCCGAAAGCGAAACGGCAATCAACGCATACCGTTTCAACGACTTGGCACAATGTTTGTACAAATTCGTCTGGAATGAATTTTGCGACTGGTATCTCGAACTTGTCAAAGGCGATTTCAAGGGAACGGCGGAACAAAAAAAGGAAGCCTCCTTTGTGCTGTACACCGTCCTTTCCGAAACCCTTATCCTGCTGCACCCCATCATGCCTTTTGTGACCAGCGAAATTTGGCAGGCTTTGCCCGGCAATGCGGACGGCAACCTTGCCGAAATGCTCCGTCCCGAAATGCGTCCGGAATGCCTGAAAGAAAAAGAAGCGAACGCAATGCTCTATATTCAGGAAGTCATTGTCGCCATCCGCGCCATGAAGAGCGAACTCGGCATTGCGCCTTCCATGAAACTGAACGCGCTGATAAAGCCTCTTAACGATGAACAAGCGGAACTTCTGGAACATGCAAAAGCATGGCTCATGTTCCTTGCCCGCCTTGAAGATTTTGAAATTTCAAAAACAGCGGCGGCGCCAAAAGCAAGCGCAAGCAATATTATTCAAGGCACTGAAATCACAATCCTTTTAGAGGGTGTTTTAGACTTCAAAGCGGAACTTGCCCGCCTTGAAAAAGAGCTTGTGAAGCTTGAAAAGGAATTGGCAGGCATTGAAACCCGCCTTTCCAACGCGAACTTCGTAGCCAACGCCCCGGAAACCGTTGTTGCAAAGGATAAGGAAAGAGCAACGGATTTAACCGATAAAAAAGCGAAACTGCTTGCACTGCAAAAGCGTTTCCAAGAAGCCTTAGCATAA
- a CDS encoding alginate O-acetyltransferase AlgX-related protein — translation MDKKFLFSCLICVFIFAFSTAFYFNDETIIKSENRMVTAFPKLPEKFSTSKIKHFFTQLSQFYNDNFPNREKIILTLTTLIPSVKTENLSIDTVISGKEDWLFLGNNYNNTIDKLTGKLYYHDSDNKKYDVTKRYDFYKNIAEKVLAHSKEVFFLIAPDKSTVYPEFLPETIIPAPKPFHEFLTQKMQRENLNVYYPRQDLLQNKEKALLYYVTDSHWNNYGAFIAFIRLISRLDPALPEMIKEEDFRFKPLKSTAGDLISLGNFLFKDKDYKDTFQVSYKNMPMETPKAEQTENKQNGLIQTVNPEALTDKTVWIIGDSFSTALRPYFSFFFKNVYFIHKDTFNASPAGFTDIQADFAVYECVERSF, via the coding sequence ATGGATAAGAAATTCCTTTTCTCATGCTTGATTTGTGTCTTCATTTTCGCTTTTTCCACGGCTTTTTATTTCAATGATGAAACAATCATAAAAAGCGAAAACAGAATGGTCACGGCGTTCCCGAAACTTCCGGAAAAGTTTTCCACATCGAAAATAAAGCATTTTTTCACGCAGCTTTCTCAATTTTATAATGACAACTTTCCGAACAGGGAAAAAATAATCCTGACCCTGACAACACTGATCCCGTCCGTAAAAACAGAAAACCTTTCCATTGACACGGTCATAAGCGGCAAAGAAGACTGGCTGTTTTTGGGAAACAACTATAACAACACCATTGATAAGCTTACCGGCAAATTATATTATCATGACAGTGACAATAAAAAATACGACGTGACAAAACGATATGACTTTTACAAAAATATCGCAGAAAAGGTTTTAGCGCACAGCAAGGAAGTTTTTTTCCTGATCGCCCCCGACAAAAGCACTGTTTATCCTGAATTTCTGCCGGAAACGATTATTCCCGCCCCAAAACCGTTTCATGAATTTCTCACGCAAAAAATGCAGCGGGAAAATCTGAACGTGTATTATCCCCGTCAAGATTTATTGCAAAACAAAGAAAAAGCGCTGCTTTATTATGTGACGGATTCGCATTGGAACAATTACGGCGCATTCATCGCCTTCATACGTTTGATTTCCCGGCTCGACCCGGCTCTTCCCGAAATGATAAAAGAAGAAGATTTCCGTTTCAAACCGCTGAAAAGCACTGCCGGTGATTTAATCAGCCTTGGGAATTTCCTTTTTAAGGATAAAGACTATAAGGATACATTCCAAGTGTCGTATAAAAACATGCCGATGGAAACGCCAAAAGCGGAACAAACGGAAAACAAACAAAACGGATTGATACAAACGGTCAATCCTGAAGCTTTGACAGACAAAACCGTTTGGATTATCGGCGATTCTTTCTCCACGGCTTTACGTCCGTATTTTTCATTTTTCTTTAAAAATGTTTATTTTATCCACAAAGATACGTTCAATGCTTCCCCTGCAGGTTTTACGGATATTCAAGCCGACTTCGCCGTGTACGAATGTGTTGAACGCTCATTTTAA